The Dendrosporobacter quercicolus genome includes a window with the following:
- the ilvD gene encoding dihydroxy-acid dehydratase: MRSDIVKKGSTRAAHRALFYAMGYTPQDLQKPLIGVVNAFNEIIPGHIHLRTIADAVKMGVASAGGTPVEFPAIGICDGIAMGHEGMKFPLASRELIADSIEAVATGHAFDGLILVPNCDKIVPGMLMAAARLNIPCVVVSGGPMMAGRHQGKDVSVSSMFEAAGLFEAGKISAQELDSMEKSACPGCGSCAGLFTANTMNCLAEALGMGLAGNGTIPAAQFGARRMLAKQAGTVIMDLIARDIKPRDIMTMKAFENAITVDMGIGGSSNTVLHLTAIAHEADLELPLSLFDSISAATPYITKLSPGGTHHIQDLNEAGGISAVMKELAGRGLIHTDALTVDGTIGGRIEQAGRTDHNVIKTVDTPYRSRGGIAILRGNLAVDGAVVKESAVAEDMLAFKGPARVFDSEEQAIDAILAKKIIDGDVIVIRYEGPKGGPGMREMLNPTAVIAGMGLKVALLTDGRFSGATRGACIGHVSPEAMEGGTIALVKEGDIIALDIPGRKLDLLVSEAELDQRRAVWRRPEPKVTKGYLARYARMVTSASTGAVLK; encoded by the coding sequence ATGAGGAGCGATATTGTAAAAAAAGGATCAACCAGAGCCGCACACCGGGCTTTGTTTTATGCGATGGGGTATACGCCGCAGGATTTGCAAAAACCCTTGATTGGGGTTGTCAATGCTTTCAATGAAATCATTCCCGGCCACATTCATCTTAGAACAATCGCTGACGCCGTCAAAATGGGCGTTGCGTCTGCCGGCGGCACGCCGGTCGAATTTCCGGCGATCGGTATTTGCGATGGTATTGCCATGGGGCATGAAGGAATGAAATTTCCTTTGGCCAGCCGGGAACTGATTGCTGATTCGATTGAGGCAGTCGCTACCGGACATGCCTTCGACGGGCTGATCCTTGTTCCCAACTGTGATAAAATTGTGCCAGGGATGCTGATGGCTGCCGCGCGTCTTAATATTCCCTGTGTTGTAGTGAGCGGCGGTCCGATGATGGCCGGCCGTCATCAGGGCAAAGACGTAAGTGTAAGCAGTATGTTTGAAGCGGCGGGTTTATTCGAAGCTGGTAAAATAAGCGCCCAGGAACTGGATTCCATGGAAAAATCGGCCTGTCCGGGCTGTGGATCATGCGCGGGTCTGTTTACAGCCAACACCATGAACTGCCTTGCCGAGGCCTTGGGGATGGGCCTTGCCGGCAATGGCACAATTCCTGCGGCTCAGTTCGGCGCCCGGCGAATGCTGGCCAAACAGGCCGGTACGGTGATCATGGATCTAATTGCCAGGGACATCAAACCACGTGATATTATGACAATGAAAGCATTTGAAAACGCCATTACCGTTGATATGGGGATTGGCGGTTCGTCCAATACCGTCCTGCACTTAACCGCCATTGCCCATGAGGCTGATTTGGAGCTGCCGTTAAGTTTATTTGACAGTATCAGCGCCGCTACTCCTTATATTACCAAACTCAGTCCGGGAGGGACGCATCATATTCAGGATTTGAATGAGGCAGGCGGGATTTCGGCGGTGATGAAAGAACTGGCCGGGCGCGGCTTGATTCATACGGACGCGCTGACGGTTGACGGCACGATTGGCGGTCGGATAGAGCAGGCCGGCCGTACTGACCATAACGTCATAAAGACGGTGGACACTCCTTATCGCAGCCGCGGCGGTATTGCGATCCTGCGCGGCAATCTGGCCGTTGACGGCGCTGTTGTCAAAGAGAGCGCCGTGGCGGAGGATATGCTGGCATTTAAAGGCCCGGCCCGGGTGTTTGATTCGGAGGAACAGGCAATTGACGCTATTCTGGCCAAAAAAATTATTGATGGCGATGTCATCGTCATCCGTTATGAGGGGCCGAAAGGCGGGCCGGGGATGCGGGAAATGCTCAACCCGACTGCCGTAATTGCGGGTATGGGTCTTAAAGTGGCTCTGCTGACTGACGGCAGATTCAGCGGCGCAACGCGCGGGGCCTGTATCGGCCATGTTTCGCCTGAGGCAATGGAGGGCGGTACGATTGCCCTGGTTAAAGAAGGCGATATCATTGCGCTTGACATTCCCGGACGGAAGCTGGATTTGCTGGTAAGTGAAGCTGAACTGGACCAGCGCCGGGCAGTATGGCGGCGGCCGGAGCCTAAAGTAACCAAAGGTTACCTGGCCCGTTATGCCAGGATGGTTACTTCAGCCAGTACCGGGGCTGTTCTAAAATAG